ATTTATATGCTCATATTTGTTCCATAATGTTTGATAATATTCTTCGTTTAAAATTGTCATTTTTCAAAATACCTCTCTTACTTACAAATATATTGTTTTTTTTGTCGAGCGTTGGCAAAAAACAGCTCTTTTGGTTTTTTCTGCGTTGGCTTGTGTGTCGTCAAAAACCAAATGTGCTGTTTGTGCGGCTGGCTTTTCAGCTTACAACACATTAATAACACAGGATATCTTCCATCTAGAAAAGCATCTAAAGTAGACCCTGTAGCCATATTAAGAGGATAAAATATAAATCAATGAAAGCAATTTCTATAAAAAATATAAACAAATACTTTTACGACCCAGTAGAGTTTCAAGTATTAAAGGACATTTCTTTTGATGTACATAAAGGAGAATTCGTGTCGATTATTGGAAAATCTGGGTCGGGTAAATCTACCTTATTGTATTTATTATCTACCATGGATACACAATACAATGGTACTATTTCTATAAATGATACCCAAGTAACAGGCTTATCGCAAAACCAACTAGCAAAATTTCGTAATGAGCATATTGGTTTTGTTTTTCAGTTTCATTTTTTATTACCTGAGTTTACTACTTTAGATAATGTGATGTTACCTGCTTTAAAACTCAATAAAAGACCTAAAGCAGAGATTGAAGCAGAAGCCATTGAGTTATTACAATTACTTGGACTTAAAGGTAACGAACACAAAAAAGCCTCTAAAATATCGGGTGGTCAACAACAACGGGTAGCCATTGCAAGAGCATTGATTAATTCGCCATCTATTATTATGGGAGATGAACCTACAGGGAATTTGGATTCTAAAAATACAAAGATTGTTTTTGATGTGTTTCGAGAATTGGCAAAAGAGCGAGGACAAACCATTATAGCCGTTACCCACGATGGTGAATTTGCTGCCAATTGCGACCGTATTATTGAACTTTCGGATGGGAGGTTGATTTCTTGATGAAAGTATTTTTCGACCTCATCAACCAAAATTCGACTTCATGAATTACGATTTAAAAAGAACCAAGCCATAAGATAGTTTTGTGTGTTATATATAATAATTTAATAAAAATGAAAAATTTTAAAACACACTATTTATTAATTCTATGTACATTATTTTTAGTAACATCCTGTAGTAATGATGATGATGACGGAGATGTTTTCCTAGGAGAATCAAGTACAACTATTGAAGTACCCAATACTGCCATTGTTGACAAACAAGCGGACTATATTTTAGCTGTAAAACAAAATCAAGCACAATTATATCAAAATATTGAAGATGAATTTAGATTTGGTGAAAATATAGCAACCTCTATAAGTGAAGAACTAGACCATGGAAGGATAGAAACCCGAAAATGCAGTGTTATGACAAACTTTCAATGTATTCCACCGGATAATAAATGGGATAGTCTTACTGCTAT
This window of the Flavobacteriaceae bacterium genome carries:
- a CDS encoding ATP-binding cassette domain-containing protein, with product MKAISIKNINKYFYDPVEFQVLKDISFDVHKGEFVSIIGKSGSGKSTLLYLLSTMDTQYNGTISINDTQVTGLSQNQLAKFRNEHIGFVFQFHFLLPEFTTLDNVMLPALKLNKRPKAEIEAEAIELLQLLGLKGNEHKKASKISGGQQQRVAIARALINSPSIIMGDEPTGNLDSKNTKIVFDVFRELAKERGQTIIAVTHDGEFAANCDRIIELSDGRLIS